In Bacillus sp. DX3.1, the following proteins share a genomic window:
- the cdiI gene encoding ribonuclease toxin immunity protein CdiI gives MFELINANDLITPEHLPIKNLLESSLMSNCFKWVLENLSDGNGCGLDYSGGFTFWSDLDDYDKTFYEEEFTGVEVDYRDSQVVIDYETIYKYFQIAVSNYLKTSPNEKEEFYQLLSKMKEVLGL, from the coding sequence ATGTTTGAATTAATTAATGCTAATGATTTAATAACCCCGGAGCATCTGCCAATAAAAAATCTATTGGAATCTTCTTTAATGTCTAATTGTTTTAAATGGGTGTTAGAAAATTTAAGTGATGGAAATGGGTGTGGATTGGATTATTCTGGAGGATTTACCTTTTGGAGTGATTTAGATGACTATGACAAAACTTTTTACGAAGAAGAGTTCACAGGGGTTGAAGTGGACTATAGGGATAGTCAAGTAGTGATTGATTATGAAACTATTTATAAGTATTTTCAAATTGCAGTCAGCAATTATTTAAAAACATCTCCGAACGAAAAAGAGGAGTTTTATCAGCTTCTTTCCAAAATGAAAGAAGTACTTGGATTATAA
- a CDS encoding pentapeptide repeat-containing protein — protein sequence MDEKIIGKLKKHDLFVETTGKEGEKLVLDEFDLRKINFLNLDLWECVLTDCNLEGQKITNMDFYRSELYSSNFKNTTIINSNFLKARADYTEFKNATISKTDFSKADLMEADFSASSIEETSFVFSNLYKADFSNSVLKNIDFDAAFLEETIFYQSRLIGLQNMDKALAKSVNIGTAEKPCILIDEEAKKWLESQVSTC from the coding sequence ATGGACGAGAAAATAATTGGAAAACTAAAAAAACATGATTTGTTTGTGGAAACTACTGGGAAAGAAGGAGAAAAGCTAGTATTAGATGAATTTGATTTACGAAAAATAAATTTTTTAAATTTAGATTTATGGGAATGTGTTTTAACTGATTGTAATTTAGAGGGGCAGAAAATTACTAATATGGATTTTTATAGATCTGAATTATATTCATCAAATTTTAAAAATACCACAATTATTAATAGTAATTTTTTAAAAGCAAGGGCTGATTACACAGAATTTAAAAATGCCACAATAAGTAAAACAGATTTTTCCAAAGCAGATCTAATGGAAGCAGATTTTTCTGCATCTAGCATAGAAGAAACTAGTTTTGTTTTTAGCAATTTATATAAGGCAGATTTTAGTAATTCGGTGTTAAAAAATATAGATTTTGATGCTGCATTTTTAGAAGAAACAATTTTCTATCAATCTAGATTAATAGGTTTACAAAATATGGATAAGGCATTGGCGAAATCAGTGAATATAGGAACAGCAGAAAAACCTTGTATTTTGATAGATGAGGAAGCTAAAAAATGGTTAGAATCACAGGTTTCCACTTGTTAA
- a CDS encoding DUF2004 domain-containing protein produces the protein MIINDAVFGELEYDYVWFKDTNVEFCGKEVEISLSISGEKDGKFLEKQYIAYNSLIQNWEQLQQDILQPLLDYYKQKRHELGYDDTFNENYPLIETIDQLLDRISLVGISVLYTKSLEGRYIGLSFDCTWDTESGLGILLINEKVAKVGYQDVAM, from the coding sequence ATGATAATAAATGATGCGGTTTTTGGTGAACTCGAATATGACTATGTATGGTTTAAGGACACTAATGTTGAGTTTTGTGGAAAAGAAGTTGAAATTTCTTTATCGATAAGCGGTGAAAAGGATGGTAAATTTTTAGAAAAACAATATATAGCATATAATTCATTAATTCAAAATTGGGAGCAACTACAGCAAGATATTTTACAACCATTGTTAGATTATTACAAACAAAAACGGCATGAACTTGGTTATGATGATACGTTTAATGAAAATTATCCTTTGATTGAAACGATCGATCAACTTCTTGATAGGATAAGTTTAGTTGGAATTTCTGTTCTATATACGAAAAGTCTTGAAGGTAGATATATTGGGTTATCCTTCGACTGTACGTGGGACACAGAAAGTGGGTTAGGTATACTTCTAATAAATGAAAAAGTGGCTAAAGTAGGATATCAAGATGTTGCAATGTGA
- a CDS encoding DUF2711 family protein yields MLDYIWFDDKSPILKQIPSNFKSAAILLHPFIQMPSGWEKTMRYNPYQHIYPSDEEIFNIGKSVSWREIMSYSGLNSYKELALALLTSIFAFKKEYGREDLANKLNSNLKPDLYYPTEDSTSIFLLNSLLKVIGSKGANKLYFSEPIFDNSGLLNINDITPIDICNLSDKELIVTDEYMDYAFMSLYDSFTTLLFAKEEDIEYIVQSMNWEAVICDQRTFINWYF; encoded by the coding sequence TTGTTAGATTATATTTGGTTTGATGACAAGTCACCCATTTTAAAGCAAATTCCAAGCAATTTTAAATCCGCAGCAATATTACTCCACCCTTTTATCCAAATGCCATCAGGGTGGGAGAAAACAATGAGATATAACCCCTACCAACATATATATCCAAGTGATGAAGAGATTTTTAATATTGGTAAATCAGTTTCTTGGCGGGAAATTATGTCTTATAGTGGTTTAAATTCATACAAAGAACTAGCGTTAGCCTTGTTAACCTCCATCTTTGCTTTCAAGAAAGAATATGGAAGAGAGGATTTAGCGAATAAGTTAAATTCAAATCTTAAACCAGACCTTTACTATCCAACAGAAGATAGTACATCCATATTTTTGTTGAATAGTTTGCTGAAAGTTATTGGCTCAAAAGGAGCTAATAAATTATATTTCTCAGAACCAATCTTCGATAACAGTGGATTATTAAATATAAATGATATTACTCCTATAGACATATGTAACCTATCAGACAAGGAGTTAATTGTGACTGATGAATATATGGATTATGCTTTTATGAGTTTGTATGACTCCTTTACAACCTTGTTATTTGCGAAAGAGGAAGACATTGAGTATATTGTTCAGTCGATGAATTGGGAAGCTGTAATATGTGACCAAAGAACGTTTATTAACTGGTATTTTTAA
- a CDS encoding SMI1/KNR4 family protein produces the protein MEKLKIKLDEIIDFDMKKERQIWEKESITKIEEKYSLSLPEDYIFYLRFYGNDYIKDDYRFKPTISLPKNIRQSTFELDSIFGLGDHANSFEKKLEFYQETLPAIIFPIADLPGGDLVCMEKESNKIYFWFHELEGENIFLAAENFQEFIVSFQHEQVERANLNNIKLNLSSELDSALRKAAEKYRK, from the coding sequence TTGGAAAAGCTAAAAATAAAACTAGATGAGATTATAGACTTTGATATGAAAAAGGAACGTCAGATTTGGGAGAAAGAAAGCATTACAAAGATTGAGGAGAAATACAGCTTGTCTTTACCTGAAGATTACATTTTCTATTTGAGATTCTACGGTAATGATTATATAAAAGATGATTATCGTTTTAAGCCTACGATTTCTTTACCAAAAAATATTAGGCAGTCCACCTTTGAATTAGATTCTATTTTTGGACTAGGGGATCATGCCAACAGTTTTGAAAAAAAGCTAGAGTTTTATCAAGAAACGTTACCTGCAATCATATTTCCAATAGCTGATTTGCCGGGTGGAGATTTGGTTTGTATGGAAAAGGAAAGTAACAAGATTTATTTTTGGTTTCATGAGTTGGAAGGCGAAAATATCTTCTTGGCTGCTGAAAATTTCCAGGAATTTATTGTGAGTTTTCAGCATGAACAAGTGGAAAGAGCAAATCTCAACAATATTAAATTGAATTTAAGTAGTGAATTAGATAGTGCCTTGAGAAAAGCTGCTGAAAAATATAGGAAGTGA
- a CDS encoding DUF6366 family protein codes for MSEDKETPESRRERLRQKESKRNPTGNMNDAFNRAETGNLADLVGSLGWKGIGILILVIIIGFIVASIFLK; via the coding sequence ATGAGTGAAGACAAAGAAACACCTGAAAGTAGAAGAGAAAGACTAAGACAAAAAGAATCAAAAAGAAACCCAACTGGAAATATGAACGATGCATTTAATAGGGCTGAAACTGGAAACCTTGCTGATTTAGTAGGTAGTTTAGGTTGGAAGGGTATTGGAATACTTATCCTTGTAATCATAATAGGTTTTATAGTCGCATCAATATTCTTAAAGTAA
- a CDS encoding IS3 family transposase (programmed frameshift) translates to MSKKVFTEKEIKLLSSNQYVKSVSSKSITYTDKFKRICIEEKEKGKFPRQIFEECGFDVEILGMDRIKAASKRWKKAYNENGISGLRDTRFGNSKRSRERELTLEEKNARLEAQINLLKAENELFKKDSFDRKGAKKVVLLSSQKYILIRSVIETYQLKHMVKYLCGIAGVSRSGYYNYFSVKSQERRHQKDEKDEVVKGLILKAFHFKGRKKGARQIKMTLAGQFQVVYNLKRIRRIMKKYDIICPIRKANPYRRIRKATKEHRVVPNLLNRQFKQGIPGKVLLTDITYLFYGKGQKAYLSVIKDGSTGEILAHHISERMTVKLATDTLLKLKRNKNFQKAKDALIHSDQGIQYTHPNFQKAVKKLGLQQSMSRRGNCWDNAPQESFFGHLKDEASIQACTTLDELKKEIKQYMIYYNYYRYQWNLKKMTPVQYRDHLLQAA, encoded by the exons ATGAGTAAAAAGGTTTTTACAGAGAAAGAAATTAAGCTGTTATCATCTAATCAATATGTTAAATCTGTCAGTTCAAAAAGTATCACATATACGGATAAATTTAAGCGTATATGTATTGAGGAAAAAGAGAAAGGCAAGTTTCCAAGACAAATCTTTGAAGAATGTGGGTTTGATGTAGAAATCTTAGGAATGGATAGAATTAAGGCAGCGAGTAAAAGATGGAAAAAGGCTTACAATGAAAATGGGATTAGCGGCCTACGTGACACTAGATTTGGAAATTCAAAGCGTTCTAGAGAAAGAGAACTGACTCTAGAGGAGAAAAACGCTCGCTTAGAAGCTCAAATTAACTTACTAAAGGCAGAAAATGAACTGT TTAAAAAAGATTCGTTTGATAGAAAGGGGGCTAAAAAAGTAGTCCTTCTTTCTAGCCAAAAATATATCCTGATTCGTTCAGTGATAGAAACATATCAACTCAAACATATGGTGAAATACCTATGTGGAATAGCCGGTGTCTCAAGAAGCGGTTATTATAACTATTTCTCTGTGAAATCACAGGAACGAAGACATCAAAAAGATGAAAAGGATGAGGTAGTAAAAGGGCTCATCCTAAAAGCCTTCCATTTCAAAGGTCGTAAGAAAGGGGCTCGCCAAATCAAAATGACTTTGGCGGGTCAATTTCAGGTTGTCTACAATTTGAAACGTATACGACGAATCATGAAGAAATACGACATTATATGCCCAATTAGAAAGGCAAATCCTTATAGACGAATTAGGAAAGCTACAAAAGAACATCGAGTTGTGCCAAACCTATTGAATCGCCAATTTAAGCAAGGAATCCCTGGTAAAGTCCTCCTAACAGATATCACATATTTATTTTATGGAAAAGGTCAGAAAGCCTACTTATCAGTCATTAAAGATGGTTCAACTGGTGAAATTTTAGCCCATCATATATCAGAACGTATGACTGTAAAATTAGCTACAGATACTCTTCTAAAGTTAAAAAGGAACAAAAACTTTCAGAAAGCCAAAGATGCCTTGATTCACTCAGATCAGGGAATTCAGTATACGCACCCTAATTTTCAAAAAGCAGTTAAGAAACTAGGATTACAACAATCCATGTCAAGAAGAGGAAACTGTTGGGATAACGCTCCCCAAGAATCTTTCTTTGGCCATCTTAAAGATGAAGCTTCTATTCAAGCATGTACAACTCTAGATGAATTAAAAAAAGAAATTAAACAATATATGATCTACTACAATTATTACAGATATCAATGGAATTTAAAAAAGATGACTCCTGTGCAATACAGAGATCATCTTCTTCAAGCTGCCTAG
- a CDS encoding SDR family oxidoreductase has product MKILVTGATGKLGSKVVEALLKNVPASELAVSVRNPEKAEGLRALGVEVRHGDFDQPKTLDSAFSGIDRLLIISTFGDHETMMRHHTNAVAAAQRAQVKFIAYTSVTNASESKFFLASSHRAREEAILKTGIPYSFLRNNWYFENEIGGIQGAMAGAPWVTSAGKGKVGWVLRQDLAEAATKVLTGKGHENTIYELSGKLMTQEELVSALGDVLGKEVHVQQVDDATYADIMKGAGVPEAYLPMLVNTQKGIRDGGLEIKSNDLEKLLGRPATPINEALSQIVNQISQTGN; this is encoded by the coding sequence ATGAAAATATTAGTTACAGGTGCAACAGGAAAATTAGGGTCAAAGGTTGTAGAAGCATTATTAAAAAATGTACCAGCGAGTGAGTTGGCTGTTAGTGTTCGAAATCCAGAGAAAGCAGAAGGGTTGCGAGCTCTCGGAGTGGAAGTTCGACACGGAGATTTTGATCAACCAAAAACATTAGATTCTGCTTTTTCAGGAATTGATCGACTTTTAATTATATCTACGTTTGGGGATCATGAAACAATGATGAGACATCATACTAATGCCGTAGCTGCTGCTCAACGTGCTCAAGTGAAATTTATTGCTTATACTAGTGTAACAAATGCAAGTGAAAGTAAATTTTTCCTCGCTTCATCTCATAGAGCCAGAGAAGAAGCTATTTTGAAAACAGGTATTCCCTACTCATTTTTACGCAACAATTGGTATTTTGAAAATGAAATTGGAGGCATACAAGGCGCGATGGCAGGAGCACCTTGGGTTACATCAGCAGGAAAAGGAAAAGTAGGCTGGGTACTTCGACAAGATTTAGCGGAGGCAGCAACAAAGGTATTGACTGGGAAAGGACACGAGAATACAATTTACGAGCTTTCCGGTAAGCTAATGACTCAAGAGGAATTAGTATCTGCTCTTGGAGATGTATTAGGGAAAGAAGTCCATGTACAACAAGTCGATGATGCTACTTATGCCGACATTATGAAAGGTGCAGGGGTACCAGAAGCCTATCTTCCTATGCTCGTAAATACGCAAAAAGGTATTCGAGATGGTGGATTAGAGATAAAAAGTAACGATTTAGAAAAATTACTCGGTCGCCCTGCTACACCAATAAACGAAGCTTTAAGCCAAATTGTTAATCAAATCTCTCAAACAGGAAATTAA
- a CDS encoding GH-E family nuclease, whose amino-acid sequence MDEEIDYEIFIREYRDQKNYRLESPSANKSYKYE is encoded by the coding sequence ATGGATGAAGAAATTGATTATGAAATATTTATTAGAGAATATCGGGATCAAAAAAACTATCGGCTAGAGTCCCCGTCAGCAAATAAGAGTTATAAATATGAATAA
- a CDS encoding NUDIX domain-containing protein: MGITAGRREGDETPKECAIRELYEETGQIVSDLKFRGLLKVKNIVTGEFKYNPVYFTTIETLQPFRKNEETSKIKLWDLREDIGYIDSIDIRILDFV, from the coding sequence ATGGGAATTACAGCTGGTCGTAGGGAAGGCGATGAAACACCAAAAGAATGTGCAATAAGAGAGCTTTATGAAGAAACTGGGCAAATAGTATCTGATTTGAAATTTCGTGGGTTATTAAAAGTCAAAAATATTGTAACTGGGGAATTTAAATATAATCCTGTTTACTTTACTACAATTGAAACTCTTCAACCGTTTAGGAAAAATGAAGAAACATCCAAAATAAAACTCTGGGACCTAAGAGAAGATATAGGCTACATTGATTCGATAGATATTAGGATATTAGATTTTGTGTGA
- a CDS encoding transposase, translated as MLQRRKHSIEFKKQVVQEAIETGNKALVARRYDLSPNLVHKWIKAFQDHDRQEVGHHEVISPAEVKQLEAENDQLKKLLGEKNLEIAILRDVLKKKNSHLLKRLK; from the coding sequence ATTCTGCAAAGAAGAAAGCATTCTATAGAATTTAAAAAACAAGTGGTACAAGAAGCAATAGAGACTGGAAATAAAGCATTAGTAGCTAGAAGGTATGATCTCAGTCCAAATTTAGTGCACAAATGGATAAAAGCTTTTCAAGATCATGATCGGCAAGAGGTAGGGCATCATGAAGTGATTTCACCGGCTGAAGTTAAACAACTAGAAGCGGAAAATGATCAACTGAAAAAGCTGTTAGGTGAAAAAAATTTAGAAATCGCCATCTTACGTGATGTGCTAAAAAAGAAGAACTCTCACTTACTGAAACGCTTGAAGTAG
- a CDS encoding DUF2004 domain-containing protein — protein MTINDEVFGELDYQYTWVGDRTIKFLGKDTEIALLVGGTEDEKFDDGQYVAYNSLMENWEQIQHSILQPILDYYKQKRHELGYDVAFNEDYPLIETVDRLIEHITLVGISVPYDFLREGRDIGVSFDCSWDEENGLGVRLINEKVDEVGYQDVAI, from the coding sequence ATGACAATAAATGATGAAGTTTTTGGAGAACTTGATTATCAGTATACATGGGTAGGAGACAGAACGATAAAGTTTTTAGGAAAGGACACAGAGATAGCATTATTAGTAGGAGGTACAGAAGATGAAAAATTTGATGACGGGCAATACGTGGCATACAACTCATTAATGGAAAATTGGGAACAAATCCAACATAGCATATTGCAACCAATTTTAGATTATTATAAACAAAAAAGGCATGAACTCGGTTATGATGTTGCATTTAATGAAGACTACCCACTAATTGAAACAGTTGATCGATTAATAGAACATATAACATTAGTAGGTATTTCTGTTCCGTATGATTTCCTTCGCGAAGGACGTGATATAGGAGTATCATTTGATTGTTCGTGGGATGAAGAAAATGGTTTAGGGGTGCGTCTCATAAATGAAAAAGTAGATGAAGTAGGCTATCAAGATGTTGCGATTTAA
- a CDS encoding suppressor of fused domain protein: protein MKSNAEAFIEGLEELFGEADAIKKINPKNGDTPIHVFFYRDLPEEGMMTSITYGLSEANHPNWKNGKPEIILTLETQDESWGLATAYFASQFKGEKSFSYGSLFTLDTPISDESEMVGFFVFAPSILNKEYSEIKTPDGSIHLVGMYPIYKEEIKLYQTIGLEQFWRMEGFDLYNVKRKSLV, encoded by the coding sequence ATGAAGAGTAATGCCGAAGCTTTTATAGAGGGATTAGAAGAGTTGTTTGGAGAAGCAGATGCAATAAAAAAGATTAATCCTAAAAATGGAGATACACCAATTCATGTGTTTTTTTATCGTGATTTACCTGAAGAAGGCATGATGACATCCATTACTTATGGACTATCAGAAGCGAACCATCCAAATTGGAAAAACGGAAAACCAGAAATTATTCTAACACTGGAGACTCAAGATGAAAGTTGGGGATTAGCTACAGCGTATTTTGCGTCACAATTTAAAGGAGAAAAAAGTTTCTCTTATGGTTCACTGTTTACTTTAGATACTCCCATTTCAGATGAATCTGAAATGGTTGGGTTCTTTGTTTTTGCTCCTTCAATTCTAAATAAAGAATACTCGGAAATCAAAACACCTGATGGATCAATACATTTAGTTGGTATGTATCCAATCTATAAAGAAGAGATTAAATTGTATCAAACGATAGGATTGGAGCAGTTTTGGCGTATGGAGGGTTTTGATTTATATAATGTAAAGAGAAAAAGTTTAGTATGA
- a CDS encoding SMI1/KNR4 family protein — MNLFDILTVNKKDFKSNKQEEWDTVEKNLGMILPLDYKKFINKYGTGSINDFIWILNPFSENENLNLIKKGHVIREAYAYSKKQFPDDFIHNVYPVNNGLLPCAITDNGDEIYWLTNEECDQWRIIVYDSRSNDYYEYNNSMTEFLYKVISKEIICPVFPNDLFKDGCQFINL, encoded by the coding sequence ATGAACCTGTTTGATATTTTGACAGTAAATAAAAAAGACTTTAAAAGTAATAAGCAAGAGGAATGGGACACTGTGGAAAAAAATCTAGGTATGATATTGCCTTTAGATTACAAAAAGTTTATTAATAAGTATGGCACAGGAAGCATCAATGATTTTATTTGGATATTAAATCCTTTTAGTGAGAATGAGAATTTAAACCTTATAAAAAAAGGTCATGTAATTAGAGAGGCATATGCTTATTCTAAAAAACAATTCCCAGATGACTTTATTCATAATGTCTATCCCGTTAATAATGGATTATTACCATGTGCTATTACGGATAATGGTGATGAAATATATTGGTTAACAAATGAAGAGTGTGATCAATGGAGAATTATTGTATATGATTCACGTTCAAATGATTATTATGAATATAATAATAGTATGACAGAATTTTTATACAAAGTTATCTCTAAAGAAATAATATGTCCTGTATTTCCAAACGATTTATTTAAAGATGGCTGCCAATTCATAAACCTATAA
- a CDS encoding CdiA family toxin C-terminal domain-containing protein encodes MGASFGKYIKGVTEVENNMPELDMAGNPKGPGIYGTKVHRKTIYDPKLMSDKEFVEKGMEAANDALSKESSGVLPREWIGVDSNGIKWNGYFENGKITSFFPTN; translated from the coding sequence ATGGGGGCTTCTTTCGGGAAGTACATTAAAGGGGTTACTGAAGTAGAGAACAATATGCCTGAACTAGATATGGCTGGTAATCCAAAAGGTCCAGGAATTTATGGAACAAAAGTGCATAGGAAAACTATATATGATCCAAAACTTATGTCCGATAAGGAATTTGTAGAAAAGGGTATGGAAGCTGCGAATGACGCGCTTTCAAAAGAATCTTCTGGTGTTCTTCCTCGTGAATGGATTGGGGTAGATTCTAACGGTATAAAATGGAACGGGTATTTTGAAAATGGAAAGATAACTTCCTTCTTTCCAACTAACTAA
- a CDS encoding ankyrin repeat domain-containing protein, translating into MGTTEHASIFTLAQYGDFEKFILKFRVNEINQKSKMGSSLLHHAIAGRNFDIAVFLLQNNIDVNMTNKDGQTPLHLICAHQNLEVATMIIESGGDVNIRDKFGNNALWSAVLNCKGKYYDMVELFMRKNPDVTTKNKVGKSPLDFAKQVNNERLINILEN; encoded by the coding sequence ATGGGAACAACAGAGCATGCTAGTATCTTCACTCTTGCTCAATATGGTGATTTCGAGAAATTTATTTTGAAATTTAGAGTGAATGAGATAAATCAAAAAAGTAAGATGGGGTCTAGTTTATTACATCATGCGATTGCTGGTAGAAATTTTGATATTGCCGTATTTCTTTTGCAAAATAATATAGATGTGAATATGACAAATAAGGATGGTCAAACCCCATTACACTTAATATGTGCGCATCAAAATTTGGAGGTAGCTACGATGATAATAGAGAGTGGTGGTGATGTAAATATTAGAGATAAGTTTGGAAATAATGCATTATGGAGCGCGGTTTTAAATTGTAAAGGAAAATATTATGATATGGTTGAGCTTTTTATGAGAAAAAATCCAGATGTAACGACTAAAAATAAAGTAGGAAAATCTCCTTTAGATTTTGCAAAGCAAGTAAATAATGAGCGACTAATTAATATACTAGAAAATTAG
- a CDS encoding helix-turn-helix domain-containing protein, whose translation MARFNFQGEPPPEEQEEVCSLTLIQNVIAGRWKIIILWYLSRRTRRFNELQRLLPGISKGILTRQLRELEEDGMVHREVYKQVPPKVEYSLTIQGKGFIPVLDIMGEWGKKYMEKKQKELN comes from the coding sequence ATGGCTCGATTTAATTTTCAAGGAGAACCGCCTCCTGAAGAACAAGAAGAAGTATGCTCTTTGACACTTATTCAAAATGTAATCGCTGGAAGATGGAAAATTATTATTTTATGGTATCTAAGTCGGCGAACAAGAAGATTTAACGAACTTCAAAGGTTGTTACCGGGCATTTCAAAAGGAATATTGACAAGACAACTGAGAGAGTTGGAAGAGGACGGAATGGTTCACAGAGAAGTGTATAAACAAGTTCCTCCTAAAGTAGAATACTCGCTAACAATACAAGGGAAAGGCTTTATACCAGTATTGGACATTATGGGAGAGTGGGGTAAAAAATATATGGAGAAAAAACAAAAGGAATTAAATTAG
- a CDS encoding YaiI/YqxD family protein has product MKIYVDADACPVKDIIISEGTNAEIPVILVTSFSHFSNVEQPSGVEKIYVDSGADAADYRIMKLAEKGDIIVTQDYGLASLGLAKGCTVLHHNGYSYTNENIDQLLQTRYLSAMARKSGKRTKGPKPFTSEDREKFRELFKRAISL; this is encoded by the coding sequence ATGAAAATTTATGTTGATGCAGATGCTTGTCCGGTAAAAGATATTATTATCTCTGAAGGTACGAATGCTGAAATTCCTGTTATCCTTGTTACTAGCTTTTCTCATTTTTCTAATGTGGAACAACCATCAGGAGTGGAAAAAATTTATGTTGATTCTGGAGCAGATGCTGCGGATTATCGGATTATGAAGTTAGCAGAAAAAGGAGATATAATCGTTACGCAAGATTATGGTCTTGCTTCGCTAGGTTTAGCAAAAGGGTGTACGGTTCTTCATCATAATGGGTATAGCTATACAAATGAAAACATTGACCAATTATTACAAACACGTTATTTGAGTGCAATGGCTCGAAAAAGCGGAAAGCGTACAAAGGGGCCGAAACCATTTACATCAGAAGATAGGGAGAAATTTAGGGAGCTTTTTAAAAGAGCGATTTCACTTTAA
- a CDS encoding IS3 family transposase, with protein sequence MSEGRPVPGYSYDQQGKKISDEQIQDWLMELIAGEASIYGYRKLCLCLRNKYALQINKKKVYRLCKVLDILQPQREIKFRYPRKLTRNRTVTGSNQLWETDIKYGYIEGEDRFFYVLSIIDVYDRSIIDYYIGLYCTGQDADHLVQRALFKRQQFEIEHRPVIRTDNGPQFISNTFEKMCQTCEIEHERIPPKAPNMNAHVESFHRLLEYECLRRCTFQTYAEAYQEVITYIEFYNNRRIHSSILDLSPNEFYQRTQTEPLKIKEVRV encoded by the coding sequence GTGAGTGAGGGCAGGCCTGTTCCAGGCTATTCATATGACCAACAAGGAAAGAAAATATCAGACGAACAAATACAAGACTGGCTCATGGAGCTCATTGCGGGCGAAGCTAGTATTTACGGTTATCGCAAACTGTGTCTCTGTTTAAGAAACAAATATGCGCTACAAATCAATAAAAAGAAAGTATATCGATTATGTAAAGTGCTAGATATCTTACAGCCGCAACGAGAAATCAAATTCCGGTATCCGCGTAAATTAACACGTAATCGAACAGTTACTGGCTCCAATCAGTTATGGGAGACAGATATTAAGTATGGCTACATAGAAGGCGAAGATCGTTTCTTTTATGTCCTATCCATCATTGATGTGTACGATCGTTCTATCATTGATTATTACATTGGTTTATACTGTACAGGCCAAGATGCTGATCATCTTGTACAACGTGCTTTATTCAAGCGGCAACAATTTGAGATAGAACACAGACCTGTGATTCGAACTGACAATGGTCCACAATTTATTTCGAATACGTTTGAAAAGATGTGCCAGACCTGTGAGATCGAGCACGAACGAATTCCACCAAAAGCACCGAATATGAATGCTCATGTTGAGTCATTTCATCGTTTATTGGAGTACGAATGTCTGAGGCGCTGCACGTTTCAAACATACGCCGAAGCTTACCAAGAAGTAATTACATATATTGAGTTTTACAACAACCGAAGGATCCATTCTAGTATTTTAGATTTATCACCAAATGAATTTTATCAACGAACGCAAACAGAACCGTTAAAAATCAAAGAAGTTAGAGTATGA